From one Thermatribacter velox genomic stretch:
- a CDS encoding TIM-barrel domain-containing protein: MLFKKEGNKLIATSGGELIWIEPYGKDCLRFRSSARGKIDPLDWTLLPQEEVPVEIQITEEGASIKNGKVTARIDSQGSVCYLREDGRMLLEELWIDGRVKNADLLKARIYKARSSELFRTSLYFKAHPEEHFYGMGQYANDCLDLKGCVLELAQRNTQISVPFLLSSRGYGFIWNNPAVGRAELAKNHTLFYAEATRQIDYLVIAGDTPEEIMKKYTAITGRPPLIPDWALGFWQCKLRYRTQSELLEIAREYKRRGLPLSVIVIDFFHWTNQGDWKFDPRYWPDPEGMVKELNEMGIQVMVSIWPTVDIHSENYKEMVEKGLLLRTERGIPVLFTFRGITSIFDATNPEARKFIWEKVKENYYRYGIKMFWLDEAEPEMVMPGFEYDNVFSYDYDNVRYFLGNGLEVSNIYPFFYALAFEQGLKEAGEQEVVNLARCAWLGSQRLGAVVWSGDIPSTFESLRKQVKAGLNMAVCGIPWWTTDIGGFYGGDPQDPSFRELIVRWFQFGVFCPIFRLHGFRLPYPERPHDCPAEELTGGPNEVWSFGEEAYEIIKELLFLRERLKPYIAEGMKKAHEEGIPFMRPLFFDFPQDREAYLIEDEYMFGPDLLVAPVLEEGARTRRVYLPQGARFRDAESGTTYQGGQWIEVEAPLSRIPLFVRDGAQLPIKG, translated from the coding sequence ATGCTTTTTAAAAAAGAAGGTAATAAGTTGATTGCCACTTCAGGAGGGGAACTCATCTGGATTGAGCCCTATGGCAAAGATTGCCTGCGTTTTCGTTCCTCAGCGCGGGGAAAAATTGACCCCCTTGACTGGACCCTGCTTCCCCAGGAAGAAGTCCCGGTGGAAATCCAGATAACCGAAGAGGGGGCAAGCATCAAAAACGGGAAAGTAACGGCTCGCATAGACTCCCAGGGCAGCGTGTGCTACCTGCGGGAAGATGGAAGGATGCTCCTTGAGGAGCTCTGGATAGACGGGCGAGTCAAAAATGCTGACCTGCTCAAGGCCCGCATCTACAAGGCAAGGAGTTCAGAGCTTTTCCGCACCTCACTTTACTTCAAAGCCCACCCTGAAGAGCACTTCTACGGCATGGGTCAGTATGCCAATGACTGCCTGGACCTCAAGGGTTGCGTTTTGGAGCTTGCCCAGCGCAATACGCAAATAAGCGTTCCCTTTCTCCTTTCTTCCCGGGGTTACGGCTTCATCTGGAATAACCCTGCTGTGGGAAGGGCAGAGCTTGCCAAAAATCACACTCTCTTTTATGCCGAAGCCACCCGGCAGATCGACTATCTGGTGATTGCCGGGGACACCCCAGAGGAAATAATGAAAAAATATACGGCAATAACCGGAAGACCACCCCTCATCCCCGACTGGGCCCTGGGTTTCTGGCAGTGCAAGCTCCGCTACCGCACCCAGAGTGAGCTGCTGGAAATAGCCCGAGAATACAAGCGGCGTGGCCTTCCCCTTTCGGTCATCGTGATTGACTTTTTCCACTGGACCAACCAGGGAGACTGGAAGTTCGACCCCCGCTACTGGCCGGACCCGGAGGGAATGGTAAAAGAGCTTAACGAGATGGGTATTCAGGTCATGGTCTCCATCTGGCCCACGGTGGACATTCACAGCGAAAACTACAAGGAAATGGTAGAAAAAGGTCTTCTTTTGCGCACCGAGCGCGGAATACCGGTTCTTTTCACCTTCCGGGGCATCACCAGTATCTTTGATGCTACCAACCCTGAAGCCCGCAAATTCATCTGGGAAAAGGTGAAAGAGAACTACTACCGTTACGGCATCAAAATGTTCTGGCTGGATGAAGCTGAGCCGGAGATGGTGATGCCCGGCTTTGAGTACGACAACGTTTTCTCCTACGATTACGATAACGTTCGCTATTTCCTGGGTAACGGCCTGGAAGTGAGCAACATTTATCCTTTCTTCTATGCCTTGGCCTTTGAACAGGGTTTGAAAGAAGCCGGGGAACAGGAGGTAGTGAACCTGGCCCGCTGTGCCTGGTTGGGGAGCCAGCGCTTAGGGGCTGTGGTCTGGTCGGGAGACATTCCTTCCACTTTTGAGTCCCTGCGCAAGCAGGTCAAGGCCGGGCTTAACATGGCGGTGTGCGGCATTCCCTGGTGGACCACCGACATCGGGGGCTTTTACGGTGGTGACCCTCAAGACCCCTCCTTCCGGGAATTGATTGTGCGCTGGTTCCAGTTTGGCGTTTTTTGTCCCATCTTCAGGCTGCACGGTTTCCGACTTCCCTATCCTGAAAGGCCCCACGACTGCCCGGCAGAGGAACTCACTGGAGGCCCCAATGAAGTCTGGTCCTTTGGCGAAGAAGCTTATGAGATTATCAAAGAATTGCTCTTTTTGCGGGAGCGCTTGAAGCCCTACATTGCCGAAGGAATGAAGAAAGCCCACGAAGAAGGAATTCCCTTCATGCGGCCGCTCTTTTTTGACTTCCCGCAAGACCGGGAGGCGTATCTTATCGAGGATGAGTATATGTTTGGCCCTGACCTTCTGGTAGCACCGGTCCTTGAAGAGGGGGCGCGCACGAGGCGAGTATACCTTCCGCAAGGAGCCCGCTTCCGTGATGCCGAAAGCGGCACCACCTACCAGGGTGGACAGTGGATTGAGGTTGAGGCTCCGCTTTCCCGCATACCGCTTTTTGTGCGCGATGGTGCCCAACTTCCCATCAAAGGGTAG
- a CDS encoding carbohydrate ABC transporter permease, with amino-acid sequence MAKKKRRKEWTWTLIALIPTVLIIMPLYFIAIGGFQTVAEIFHRPPYWFPPHPTLAFYKSALVTLAPYLKNSLIIALGNLVLTLAVALPSAFALAKFRLKWGKATFFLLAFSQMLPATAVIIPLFLIFNNFALINNYLSAILGIGIFTIPFATIILRAYMQAIPTGLVEAAFIDGASLLHVFRSIIIPLSSPAIATAGILTLIMGWGDFIVSLSFLKDQAMQPMSIGLYNFIGQYGVQWNKLMAGSMIFAVPPLVVALLAGKSIVAGLTAGAFKE; translated from the coding sequence TTGGCTAAAAAGAAGCGCAGGAAAGAATGGACATGGACCTTGATTGCCCTCATTCCAACCGTGCTAATTATTATGCCGTTGTACTTCATCGCTATTGGGGGCTTCCAGACGGTTGCTGAAATTTTCCACCGTCCCCCTTACTGGTTTCCTCCCCATCCCACCCTGGCTTTTTACAAGAGTGCTTTAGTTACTCTTGCCCCGTACCTTAAAAACAGCCTGATTATTGCTCTGGGAAACCTGGTTTTGACGTTGGCGGTGGCACTGCCTTCAGCTTTTGCTCTGGCCAAGTTCCGCTTGAAGTGGGGAAAAGCAACCTTTTTCTTACTGGCTTTTTCCCAGATGCTCCCTGCAACAGCGGTGATCATTCCTCTTTTTCTCATTTTTAATAATTTTGCTCTCATTAATAACTATCTCAGTGCTATACTGGGCATTGGAATATTCACCATCCCCTTTGCAACCATTATCCTGCGGGCTTACATGCAGGCCATTCCCACCGGTCTTGTGGAGGCTGCCTTTATTGATGGTGCAAGCCTTCTGCACGTTTTTCGCAGCATTATCATCCCCCTTTCCAGTCCGGCTATCGCTACAGCAGGCATTTTAACGCTTATCATGGGCTGGGGGGATTTCATCGTTTCTCTCTCTTTTTTGAAAGACCAGGCCATGCAACCCATGAGCATTGGCCTTTACAACTTCATCGGTCAGTATGGAGTACAATGGAATAAGTTGATGGCAGGTAGTATGATTTTTGCAGTGCCACCCCTTGTGGTGGCGCTTTTGGCTGGGAAGTCCATTGTCGCTGGCCTCACGGCTGGTGCTTTTAAAGAATAG
- a CDS encoding carbohydrate ABC transporter permease translates to MRLSPWKSYLFLVPALVYVGVFGVYPLAYNFLLSLKDVTLITYIGGTSQWTGFANYVETLQDPVFQRTLTNTLIFTGLSLLFQFIIGFLLALLFNRSFPLKGLLQSLIMVPWVLPIIVSGSFFRWFFSDRGMVNGFLLSWGLIEKPIPWITSQQWPIFSVTMANIWLGIPFNFVLLYTGLRGIPLELFESADIDGANWWQRVFFITIPLLRPVIITTLTLGCIFTVKVFDLVWIITQGGPGDVSHLLSTLSYSLAFNKFHFGRASAVLVIMLVLITGLTMLLNSIRAEEEGSLG, encoded by the coding sequence ATGAGGCTTTCCCCGTGGAAGTCGTATCTTTTCCTTGTTCCAGCTCTGGTATACGTCGGGGTTTTTGGCGTGTATCCTCTGGCTTACAACTTTCTGCTCAGCCTGAAGGACGTTACCCTGATTACCTACATAGGGGGCACGTCGCAGTGGACAGGTTTTGCCAATTATGTTGAGACTCTTCAGGACCCTGTGTTTCAAAGGACTCTTACCAACACCCTTATTTTCACCGGTTTATCGCTTCTTTTTCAGTTCATAATCGGTTTTTTGCTGGCCCTGCTTTTCAACCGCTCTTTTCCCTTGAAGGGCTTACTGCAGAGTTTGATAATGGTGCCCTGGGTTTTGCCCATCATCGTGAGTGGTTCCTTTTTCAGGTGGTTTTTCAGTGACCGAGGAATGGTTAACGGCTTTCTCCTGTCCTGGGGCTTGATCGAGAAACCTATTCCCTGGATTACCAGCCAGCAGTGGCCAATCTTTTCAGTGACTATGGCTAACATCTGGTTGGGTATTCCCTTTAACTTTGTGCTACTTTATACCGGGTTGAGAGGCATCCCCTTAGAGCTTTTTGAGAGCGCGGACATTGATGGTGCTAACTGGTGGCAAAGGGTCTTTTTTATCACCATACCCCTTTTGAGACCAGTCATAATCACTACCTTAACCCTTGGTTGCATCTTCACGGTCAAGGTTTTCGACTTGGTCTGGATTATCACCCAGGGAGGTCCGGGAGATGTTTCGCATCTTTTAAGTACGCTTTCCTATTCTCTGGCTTTCAACAAGTTCCACTTTGGGCGTGCCTCTGCGGTGCTGGTCATCATGCTGGTTTTGATAACCGGTCTCACCATGCTTTTGAATTCCATTCGAGCAGAGGAGGAAGGAAGCCTTGGCTAA
- a CDS encoding ABC transporter substrate-binding protein — MKALKIGLIVFMLVLCGSWVLAQEKITITVQDYFDPAGGMAKFIDEMAVEFEKSHPTVKVNHVYIPFAQLLPTILQQSLTKTVPELTMADNPWVPQLIKAGTYKDITEKVEEWGWENWEDFFRGHREVTSSEGRIYAFQITTNNLALFYRKGLLEKAGISQPPATWQELKEQCKKIKEALGIYGFAFCATASEEGTWQFEPFLWSNGGSLLELDQPEAIEALQFLTDLVKNDYTPRDVVTVSGQGDVTQWFINAEVAMMVNGNWEFGWHLTEDVMQELGDVEVATLPVPQEGMKPVVPFGGECFGISSNIDPAKYDLAWEFLKALASPESMLQANIKHGGLPTRASVAEKILAERPILKPFLEQAQYALPRPLVGGIDKYPDVSSTVWVAVQKALTEMLTPEEALKEAAKAIRELFSPEEYEMYRKMARELLNEAMGK; from the coding sequence ACTACTTCGACCCAGCAGGCGGCATGGCAAAGTTTATTGATGAAATGGCAGTGGAATTTGAAAAGAGCCATCCCACGGTTAAGGTAAACCACGTGTATATTCCTTTTGCTCAGCTTCTACCAACCATTTTGCAGCAGTCCCTGACCAAGACGGTACCCGAGCTGACCATGGCAGACAATCCCTGGGTTCCTCAGCTCATCAAAGCTGGCACTTACAAAGATATCACTGAAAAGGTAGAAGAGTGGGGTTGGGAAAATTGGGAAGACTTCTTTAGGGGGCACCGAGAAGTTACCAGTTCTGAAGGAAGAATTTACGCCTTTCAGATTACCACCAACAACCTGGCTCTCTTTTATCGCAAAGGTTTGCTTGAGAAAGCTGGCATTTCCCAGCCTCCAGCGACCTGGCAGGAACTCAAAGAGCAGTGCAAGAAAATTAAAGAAGCGCTTGGGATTTACGGCTTCGCTTTTTGTGCTACTGCTTCTGAAGAAGGTACCTGGCAGTTTGAGCCCTTCCTGTGGAGTAACGGCGGAAGCCTTCTCGAGCTGGACCAGCCTGAAGCCATTGAGGCATTGCAGTTTTTGACTGACCTGGTTAAAAACGACTATACCCCAAGAGACGTGGTGACCGTATCTGGCCAGGGCGATGTGACCCAGTGGTTCATCAATGCCGAAGTGGCCATGATGGTAAATGGAAACTGGGAGTTTGGCTGGCACCTTACCGAAGACGTGATGCAGGAGCTGGGCGATGTGGAAGTGGCTACCCTGCCTGTGCCCCAGGAGGGTATGAAGCCAGTAGTTCCTTTTGGTGGCGAGTGTTTTGGTATTAGCAGCAACATCGATCCTGCCAAATACGACCTGGCCTGGGAATTCCTGAAAGCTCTGGCTTCTCCTGAAAGCATGCTGCAAGCAAACATCAAGCACGGAGGTTTGCCCACCCGGGCTTCGGTAGCAGAAAAGATTTTAGCTGAGCGACCCATTCTTAAACCCTTCCTGGAACAGGCTCAGTACGCTTTGCCAAGGCCGCTGGTGGGTGGTATCGATAAATATCCCGATGTCTCCTCCACAGTCTGGGTGGCGGTTCAGAAGGCGTTAACGGAAATGCTTACTCCTGAGGAAGCACTTAAAGAAGCAGCGAAGGCCATTCGAGAGCTTTTCTCTCCTGAGGAATACGAGATGTACAGAAAAATGGCCCGGGAGCTTCTGAACGAGGCGATGGGCAAATAA